A single window of Gossypium arboreum isolate Shixiya-1 chromosome 13, ASM2569848v2, whole genome shotgun sequence DNA harbors:
- the LOC108486427 gene encoding uncharacterized protein LOC108486427 has product MVRKRYQEAKTGFQLLKSIDADKYLKKIGLGKEDHYFWKQVGKALLCTYTLFGVAWLYNETSPLGWWTLKPRPKEERELAHLYERREFPYPGDAEAMEEFVAKGGMIGTTIGPKGIIETDKDSVNYQKEMQNKKFEQEAMKLWLRMRNEVISELQEKGYDVE; this is encoded by the exons ATGGTTCGTAAACGGTATCAAGAAGCCAAAACAG GTTTCCAATTGTTAAAATCAATAGACGCAGACAAGTATCTAAAAAAGATAGGATTAGGCAAAGAAGATCATTACTTTTGGAAGCAAGTCGGGAAGGCATTGCTATGCACCTACACGCTCTTTGGCGTTGCATGGCTTTACAACGAAACGTCGCCGCTAGGGTGGTGGACGTTGAAGCCTAGACCAAAAGAAGAAAGGGAATTAGCCCATTTATATGAGCGGCGAGAGTTTCCGTACCCCGGTGATGCTGAGGCTATGGAAGAGTTCGTTGCTAAGGGAGGCATGATTGGAACTACGATTGGGCCGAAAGGGATAATAGAAACCGATAAAGATTCGGTTAATTATCAGAAAGAGATGCAGAACAAGAAGTTCGAACAGGAAGCGATGAAGCTTTGGCTTAGGATGAGGAATGAAGTTATTTCAGAGCTTCAAGAGAAAGGGTATGATGTTGAGTGA
- the LOC108486389 gene encoding alpha-glucan phosphorylase, H isozyme: MAENGKSATEKVPAVANPLSEQPSEIASNINYHAQFSPHFSPFKFEPEQAFFATAESVRDRLVKQWNETFVHYHKVDTKQTYYLSMEYLQGRALTNAIGNLDIQNAYSEALNKLGHELEEIAEQEKDAALGNGGLGRLASCFLDSMATLNLPAWGYGLRYKYGLFKQLVTKQGQEEIAEDWLEKFSPWEVVRHDIVFPVRFFGSVEINPDGSRKWVGGEVVQALAYDVPIPGYKTKNTISLRLWEAKARAEDFNLFQFNDGQYESAAQLHSRAQQICAVLYPGDATEDGKLLRLKQQFFLCSASLQDIILRFKERRSGKGSWKWSEFPSKVAVQLNDTHPTLAIPELMRLLIDDEGLGWDEAWDVTTRTIAYTNHTVLPEALEKWSQSVMWKLLPRHMEIIEEIDKRFLAMINATRPDLEHKLPSMRVLDHNPQKPVVRMANLCVVSAHTVNGVAQLHSDILKAELFADYVSIWPTKFQNKTNGITPRRWLRFCSPELSNIITKWLKTDQWVTNLDLLSGLREFADNADFQDEWASAKMANKQRLAQYILRVTGESIDPNSLFDIQVKRIHEYKRQLLNILGAIYRYKKLKEMSPEQRKNTTSRTIMIGGKAFATYTNAKRIVKLVNDVGAVVNNDPEVNSYLKVVFVPNYNVSVAEMLIPGSELSQHISTAGMEASGTSNMKFALNGCLIIGTLDGANVEIREEIGEENFFLFGATANEVPQLRKDRENGLFKPDPRFEEAKQFIRSGAFGSYDYNPLLDSLEGNSGYGRGDYFLVGHDFPDYMDAQARVDEAYKDRKKWLKMSILSTAGSGKFSSDRTIAQYAKEIWNIEECRVP; the protein is encoded by the exons ATGGCGGAAAACGGTAAATCTGCGACGGAGAAAGTACCGGCGGTTGCGAATCCGTTAAGCGAACAGCCATCGGAAATCGCATCGAATATCAATTACCACGCGCAGTTCAGTCCTCATTTCTCGCCGTTCAAGTTTGAGCCAGAACAAGCTTTCTTCGCTACGGCTGAGAGTGTTCGCGATCGTCTCGTCAAG caATGGAACGAAACTTTCGTTCACTATCATAAAGTTGATACGAAACAAACTTATTACTTATCAATGGAATATCTTCAAGGACGAGCTTTAACTAATGCAATTGGGAATCTCGACATTCAAAATGCTTACTCTGAGGCTTTGAATAAGTTAGGACATGAACTCGAAGAGATTGCTGAGCAG GAGAAAGATGCTGCACTTGGAAATGGTGGTTTGGGAAGGCTTGCTTCTTGTTTTCTCGATTCTATGGCGACGTTGAATTTGCCTGCTTGGGGATATGGTTTAAGGTACAAATATGGGCTTTTCAAACAGCTGGTAACAAAACAAGGACAAGAGGAAATTGCGGAAGATTGGCTTGAG AAGTTTAGTCCCTGGGAGGTTGTTAGGCATGATATAGTGTTTCCTGTCAGATTCTTTGGAAGTGTTGAGATTAATCCAGATGGGTC TCGAAAATGGGTTGGAGGAGAGGTAGTGCAAGCTCTGGCTTATGATGTTCCAATTCCAGGATATAAAACCAAGAATACAATAAGCCTTCGCCTCTGGGAAGCAAAAGCTCGTGCTGAGGATTTCAATCTTTTTCAGTTTAATGATGGACAATATGAATCTGCTGCACAGCTTCATTCAAGAGCTCAACAG ATATGTGCTGTTCTATATCCTGGAGATGCTACTGAAGATGGGAAGCTTTTACGTCTGAAACAACAATTTTTCCTCTGCAGTGCATCATTGCAG GACATTATTCTCAGATTCAAGGAGAGAAGAAGTGGAAAGGGCTCATGGAAATGGTCTGAATTTCCCAGCAAGGTAGCTGTACAACTGAATGATACTCATCCTACGCTTGCAATTCCTGAACTGATGCGCTTGCTAATAGATGATGAAGGACTTGGGTGGGATGAGGCTTGGGATGTAACAACAAG GACAATTGCATATACCAATCATACTGTCCTTCCTGAAGCACTTGAGAAGTGGTCACAATCCGTAATGTGGAAGCTTCTTCCTCGCCACATGGAAATCATAGAAGAAATTGACAAAAGG TTTCTTGCAATGATCAATGCCACCCGTCCTGACCTTGAGCATAAGCTTCCTAGCATGCGCGTCTTGGATCATAATCCCCAAAAACCTGTTGTGAGGATGGCAAACTTATGTGTGGTATCTGCACATACA GTGAATGGTGTAGCCCAGCTGCACAGTGACATCTTAAAGGCTGAGTTGTTTGCAGATTACGTTTCTATATGGCCCACCAAGTTCCAAAACAAGACTAATGGAATTACTCCTCGTCGATGGCTTCGGTTTTGCAGTCCAGAGCTCAGTAACATAATCACCAAGTGGTTAAAAACTGACCAATGGGTGACCAATCTTGACCTGCTTTCTGGTCTTCGAGAA TTTGCCGATAATGCAGATTTTCAAGATGAATGGGCGTCTGCTAAGATGGCTAACAAACAACGTTTGGCGCAATACATACTGCGTGTAACAGGAGAAAGCATCGATCCAAACAGTTTATTCGACATACAAGTTAAGCGTATTCATGAATACAAGAGACAGCTGCTGAACATTTTGGGTGCGATCTATAGGTACAAGAAGTTAAAG GAGATGAGTCCTGAGCAGCGGAAAAATACAACTTCCCGCACCATTATGATTGGAGGGAAAGCATTTGCCACATATACAAATGCTAAACGTATAGTCAAATTGGTGAATGATGTTGGTGCTGTAGTCAACAATGATCCTGAAGTCAATAGCTATTTGAAG GTCGTATTTGTTCCAAACTACAATGTGTCCGTAGCTGAAATGCTTATTCCCGGAAGTGAGCTTTCCCAGCATATTAGTACTGCAGGCATGGAGGCTAGTGGGACAAGCAACATGAAATTTGCTCTAAATGGCTGCCTCATAATAGGAACACTTGATGGGGCTAATGTTGAAATCCGCGAGGAAATAGGGGAGGAGAATTTCTTCCTTTTCGGTGCAACAGCTAATGAAGTCCCTCAGTTGCGGAAGGACAGAGAGAACGGATTG TTCAAACCCGATCCTCGGTTTGAAGAGGCCAAGCAGTTCATAAGAAGTGGAGCATTTGGAAGTTATGACTACAATCCACTTCTCGATTCTCTAGAAGGTAACTCGGGTTACGGTCGAGGTGATTATTTCCTCGTCGGTCATGATTTCCCAGATTACATGGATGCTCAAGCCCGAGTAGATGAAGCTTACAA GGATCGCAAGAAGTGGCTAAAGATGTCTATACTAAGCACTGCTGGCAGCGGCAAGTTCAGCAGCGATCGGACTATAGCCCAGTATGCTAAGGAAATTTGGAATATCGAGGAATGCCGCGTGCCGTAA
- the LOC108486766 gene encoding serine/arginine-rich splicing factor SR45a-like, whose protein sequence is MSYTKRSRYSSSPSPNKRYTRSVSRSLSSSRSRSRSKSRSAESDVENPGNSLYVTGLSPRITKRELEKHFASEGNVIDVHLVVDPRTRDSRGFGFVTMATNKEADRCIKYLDGSVLEGRVITVEKARRRRGRTPTPGRYLGLRTIRERHRSPSFSPCRTPSYSPYSSSRSPSSCYSSDRSRSRSRSYSPQYRSYSRAHSRFSRSPDDRYYRKNYRYCSYSPEDRYYRRRDRSYSPYDRYYRRRDCSYSPDDRYYRRRDRFYSPDDRYHCRRDRSYSPEDRYYRRRDRSYSPEDRHYRRRERSYSPDDRYYRISRDRSYSPYDSRYRRRHYRSASRSLTPPRSRRASRRSCSYSVSPKRSTGLRRSCSCSTSSVGRRSRSYSLSVSPPPRRSPRSLRQEGSNKSYSRRSGSPALRSMSRSVSPRSNSSS, encoded by the exons ATGTCGTACACTAAGAGGTCAAGGTATTCAAGTTCTCCTTCCCCAAACAAGCGATACACCCGGTCTGTGTCAAGATCCTTGTCGAGCTCAAGGAGTCGGTCccg GAGTAAGAGTAGGAGTGCTGAAAGTGATGTTGAAAATCCCGGGAACAGTTTGTATGTTACTGGCTTGTCACCTCGGATCACCAAGAGGGAGTTGGAAAAGCATTTTGCAAGCGAGGGAAAT GTGATCGATGTTCACCTTGTGGTTGATCCAAGGACAAGGGACTCGCGCGGATTTGGGTTTGTTACGATGGCTACCAACAAAGAAGCTGATCGTTGCATTAAGTACTTGGATGGTTCTGTTCTTGAGGGACGTGTCATTACAGTTGAGAAG GCTAGGAGGCGGAGGGGGAGAACCCCTACACCGGGAAGGTATTTGGGGTTGAGAACTATTCGTG AGCGTCATCGTTCACCGAGTTTCTCACCCTGTCGAACCCCTAGCTATTCTCCTTATTCAAGCAGCCGAAGCCCGTCATCTTGTTATTCATCTGATAGGAGTAGGAGTAGGAGCAGGTCTTACTCCCCTCAGTATAGGTCTTATTCACGTGCTCATTCCCGGTTTAGTAGATCACCTGATGACCGCTATTATAGAAAGAATTATCGTTACTGTTCCTACTCACCTGAAGATCGATACTATCGAAGGCGTGATCGGTCCTACTCACCTTATGATCGTTATTATCGTAGACGGGACTGTTCTTACTCTCCCGATGATAGATACTATAGAAGGCGTGATAGGTTTTACTCTCCTGATGATCGTTACCACTGCAGACGGGATCGTTCTTACTCTCCTGAGGACCGATACTATAGAAGGCGGGACCGTTCTTACTCTCCTGAGGATCGACACTATAGAAGGCGGGAACGTTCTTACTCACCTGATGATCGGTACTATAGAATTTCACGTGATAGGTCATACTCACCATATGACTCTAGATATAGAAGACGCCATTATCGTTCTGCTTCTCGAAGCCTTACACCTCCTCGATCAAGGAGAGCTTCGAGGAGAAGCTGCTCGTATAGTGTCAGCCCTAAACGAAGTACCGGTTTGAGGAGGAGCTGCTCATGCAGCACTTCCTCAGTAGGGAGGAGGTCAAGGAGCTACTCGCTAAGCGTTTCTCCACCACCTAGGAGAAGTCCGAGGAGTCTGAGGCAGGAAGGTTCTAACAAAAGCTACTCTAGAAGAAGTGGAAGTCCAGCTCTGAGATCAATGTCGAGGTCGGTCTCTCCTAGATCGAATTCTTCATCTTGA
- the LOC108484522 gene encoding proliferating cell nuclear antigen-like encodes MLELRLVQGSLLKKVLEAIKDLVNDANFDCSATGFSLQAMDSSHVALVALLLRSEGFEHYRCDRNLSMGMNLNNMSKMMKCAGNDDIITIKADDGSDTVTFMFESPTQDKISDFEMKLMDIDSEHLGIPEAEYQSIVRMPSAEFARICKDLASIGDTVVISVTKEGVKFSTRGDIGTANIVLRQNTTVDKPEEATIIEMNEPVSLTFALRYMNSFTKATPLSSTVTISLSSELPVVVEYKIAEMGHIRFYLAPKIEEDEDETNPQG; translated from the exons ATGCTAGAGCTTAGGCTAGTTCAAGGTTCGCTTCTGAAGAAAGTATTGGAAGCGATTAAGGACTTGGTCAACGATGCTAACTTCGACTGTTCGGCGACCGGATTCTCATTGCAAGCCATGGATTCAAGCCACGTTGCTTTGGTGGCTCTGCTGCTCAGATCGGAAGGTTTCGAGCACTATCGTTGCGATAGGAACCTTTCCATGGGGATGAATCTCAATAACATGTCTAAGATGATGAAATGTGCCGGTAATGATGATATCATCACAATCAAGGCTGATGATGGCAGTGATACTGTTACTTTCATGTTCGAAAGTCCCA CACAAGACAAGATATCGGATTTTGAGATGAAGCTGATGGATATTGATAGTGAGCATCTTGGGATTCCAGAGGCAGAGTATCAATCTATTGTGAGGATGCCTTCAGCTGAGTTTGCTAGGATTTGTAAAGATCTTGCTAGCATTGGTGATACTG TTGTTATCTCTGTAACCAAGGAAGGTGTGAAATTTTCCACAAGAGGTGATATCGGAACTGCCAATATCGTTCTCAGGCAAAATACCACAGTAGATAAA CCTGAAGAAGCGACGATCATAGAGATGAACGAGCCGGTTTCATTGACATTTGCATTGAGGtacatgaattcatttacaaAAGCAACTCCATTGTCAAGTACAGTGACGATTAGCTTATCTTCGGAATTGCCGGTTGTGGTTGAGTACAAGATAGCTGAGATGGGTCATATTAGGTTTTACTTGGCACCCAAGATTGAAGAGGATGAAGATGAGACAAACCCACAAGGTTAA
- the LOC108484057 gene encoding cytosolic enolase 3 — MSVQDYLDKHMLSRKIEDAVNAAVRAKTPDPVLFISNHMKKAVSSVITKVKARQILDSRGIPTVEVELFTNKGVFRASVPCGDSTGMYEAVELRDGDKGTYLGNAVTKAVKNINEKISEALVGMDPTVQLQIDQAMIDLDKTEKKSELGANAILAVSIAACRAGAAEKEVPLYKHIADLSGKTNAIIPVPAFTVISGGKHSGNSLPVQDIMILPTGAGRFEEALQMGSETYHHLKAVITEKYGANGCNVGEDGGFVPDISSVREGLDIVREAIGRTGYNDKIKIGIGVAATEFCIGTKYDLEFKSPNKSGQNFKSGEDMIQMYKDLCIDYPIASIEDPFDKEDWEHSKRFCSLGLCQVVGDDLLMSNPKRIERAIHESACNSLLLKINQIGTVTEAVDVVKMAKEAHWGVVVSQRFGETNDCFIADLAVALGAGQIKAGAPCRGERVAKYNQLLRIEQELGDQAVYAGEDWRL; from the exons atgtcgGTTCAAGATTACCTCGACAAGCATATGCTCTCTCGCAAAATCGAAGACGCCGTCAATGCCGCTGTTCGAGCTAAAACTCCGGATCCCGTCCTCTTCATC TCTAATCATATGAAAAAAGCGGTTTCGTCAGTGATAACGAAGGTAAAAGCTCGGCAGATTCTCGATAGTAGAGGGATTCCTACTGTTGAAGTTGAGTTGTTCACTAACAAAGGGGTGTTCCGTGCTTCTGTTCCTTGCGGCGACTCTACTGGAAT GTATGAGGCTGTTGAACTGAGAGATGGAGATAAGGGAACATACCTTGGAAATGCTGTAACAAAAGCTGTTAAGAACATCAATGAGAAAATATCTGAAGCATTGGTTGGTATGGATCCAACAGTTCAGCTTCAGATCGATCAGGCCATGATAGACTTGGACAAGACAGAAAAGAAG AGTGAACTTGGGGCAAATGCTATATTAGCTGTGTCTATTGCTGCATGCAGAGCTGGGGCTGCTGAAAAGGAG GTTCCACTTTACAAACACATAGCTGATCTTTCTGGTAAAACGAATGCAATCATTCCAGTCCCTGCCTTCACAGTTATCAGTGGCGGAAAACATTCTGGAAATAGTCTGCCCGTTCAG GACATTATGATTCTCCCAACAGGAGCAGGCAGATTTGAGGAAGCTTTACAAATGGGCTCTGAGACCTATCATCACTTGAAG GCTGTTATTACAGAAAAATACGGTGCAAATGGGTGTAATGTTGGTGAAGATGGTGGCTTTGTTCCTGACATATCCAG TGTAAGAGAAGGATTGGATATTGTCCGAGAAGCTATTGGCAGAACAGGGTATAATGACAAAATAAAGATAGGAATTGGTGTTGCAGCTACTGAATTTTGCATAG GTACAAAGTATGATTTAGAATTCAAATCTCCAAATAAATCTGGGCAAAATTTCAAGTCGGGAGAGGATATGATTCAGATGTACAAAGACCTTTGCATTG ATTACCCAATTGCTTCTATTGAAGATCCCTTTGACAAGGAAGATTGGGAACACAGCAAACGTTTTTGCAGTCTTGGACTATGTCAG GTGGTGGGGGATGACTTATTGATGTCAAATCCAAAGCGCATTGAGAGAGCAATACATGAATCTGCTTGCAACTCTCTTCTTCTCAAG ataaatcagatcGGAACTGTGACAGAGGCTGTTGACGTGGTAAAAATGGCAAAGGAAGCCCACTGGGGAGTGGTGGTATCTCAAAGATTTGGGGAAACTAATGATTGTTTCATTGCGGATTTAGCAGTCGCACTTGGTGCAGGTCAGATCAAAGCAGGGGCTCCTTGCCGAGGAGAGCGAGTGGCTAAGTACAACCAG TTGCTTCGTATCGAACAAGAACTCGGTGATCAAGCAGTGTACGCAGGTGAAGACTGGAGATTATAA